The following are encoded in a window of Nomia melanderi isolate GNS246 chromosome 6, iyNomMela1, whole genome shotgun sequence genomic DNA:
- the Cep97 gene encoding centrosomal protein 97kDa isoform X7 codes for MIFLLKYYTKNVSNRFQSLVCETLDLSGQGLKKLSRCPSDADISTLILDDNELQRLDNLDSYHRITKLSIVRNQLLRMYGVSKLHNLVTLNLANNGILTIEGIKDMINLQTLCLAGNNIKSIEHLHTNTKLEHLDLSENSISHISDISYLRHLKELFLHNNRIITLRQCERYLPSSLETFTLANNNITDLNEMSHLANLKSLINFSIANNPCVSMTGNSSSRNSLRIRSPDRMVSSCHTDAMVSSCHTLLNEEHETLMTQSLDPNMLCGSLNNKISNNTISSIEETSSPLQAATKLVPVPESLMSPDFRPPSGLARILAKTPPSKLTSPCQITVPSKPVTDGDGKAIPIINTVNPMAKTNLSSVKANALVKSNSATNCSIGKPNIAKPVVTNPSNKCPHSVKINNYVQSKTLPGRRSTKNSPTLGRIIQRPKSANDKIKSSIIKKTGDGDAGNVTQSSDEDSEVCQAKLDSIRNRAIQRRQEDSNKADQDEAEKAAICIQRMWRGYHTRNLNKKATNVLKTIEMMRTIKYIQKLSTDMEATRTALESEHKLQLLQMQAINALWKKVVSLQPSSNREPASNDNENLAQNVDVVTNLAQTCNLLHTQVQQLQDSMSEIKRCMSNMQSKQNLIDNAVATQTEISAVHTPAGEENTFPYTRAHRPQTLPIHQTIHEGNENKSFASNLIDSVLKKVSQSTDTTDDEVNTDILNSNENPELLNSNEHPDMFKSCEEIVEPEFKDVVNNDATKEYDVIDNAVINGEVCEETLCKELHNLIETEITSETCQNLDKEESSEQVEREEV; via the exons atgatttttttattaaaatactacactaaaaatgtttcaaatagatTCC aATCCTTGGTATGCGAGACACTGGATTTAAGTGGTCAGGGTCTTAAAAAACTCTCCCGTTGTCCATCGGACGCAGATATCAGTACATTGATTTTAGACGACAATGAGCTTCAGCGTCTCGATAATCTTGATTCTTATCATAGAATTACTAAG ctTTCTATTGTAAGAAACCAGCTACTACGAATGTATGGAGTATCAAAGTTACATAATCTTGTAACTCTTAATTTAGCGAATAATGGTATCTTAACCATTGAAGGCATAAAGGATATGATAAATTTACAAACTCTTTGCTTGGCTGGCAATAATATAAAG TCTATTGAACATTTACACACAAACACCAAATTggaacatttagatttgtctgAAAACAGCATCAGTCATATCTCAGACATATCGTATCTAAGACATTTAAAG GAACTTTTCTTGCATAACAATCGCATCATAACATTAAGGCAATGTGAACGCTACTTACCTAgttcattagaaacatttaccttggcaaataataatattactgatttaaatgaaatgtcACATTTAGctaatttaaaaagtttaatcaatttttcgattGCCAATAACCCATGCGTCAGTATGACAGGTAATA GTTCATCAAGAAATTCGTTAAGAATTAGATCTCCAGATAGGATGGTATCTAGCTGTCACACAGATGCAATGGTTTCTTCGTGCCACACCCTTTTAAATGAAGAGCATGAAACATTAATGACTCAAAGTTTGGATCCAAATATGTTATGTGGCAGCTTAAATAATAAGATATCAAATAACACCATCTCCAGTATCGAAg AAACATCTAGTCCTCTACAGGCTGCAACAAAATTAGTTCCGGTTCCTGAATCCTTAATGAGTCCAGATTTTCGTCCACCGTCTGGACTTGCACGCATTCTGGCAAAAACTCCACCAAGTAAATTAACATCACCGTGTCAAATTACAGTACCCAGTAAACCTGTAACCGATGGAGATGGCAAGGCTATTCCaataataaatacagtaaatCCAATGGCAAAAACAAATCTCAGTTCGGTAAAAGCAAATGCACTTGTAAAAAGTAACTCTGCGACCAATTGCAGTATTGGAAAACCAAATATCGCTAAACCTGTTGTTACAAATCCTAGTAACAAATGTCCACATAgcgtgaaaattaataattatgttcaAAGTAAAACATTACCTGGACGACGAAGTACAAAAAATTCACCAACCCTAGGCAGAATCATACAAAGGCCAAAAAGTGCAAACGATAAAATTAAAAGTAGTATAATCAAAAAAACGGGAGATGGAGATGCAGGTAATGTTACCCAAAGTAGCGATGAAGATAGCGAAGTATGCCAAGCGAAATTGGATAGCATTCGTAACCGAGCTATTCAAAGAAGACAGGAAGACAGTAATAAAG CAGATCAAGATGAAGCTGAGAAAGCAGCAATATGTATTCAAAGGATGTGGAGAGGCTACCATACcagaaatcttaataaaaaggCAACTAACGTCTTGAAGACTATTGAAATGATGAGGACAATTAAATATATCCA GAAACTTTCTACTGATATGGAAGCTACTAGAACAGCTTTGGAAAGTGAACATAAGCTGCAATTATTACAAATGCAAGCAATCAATGCATTATGGAAAAAAGTTGTTAGTTTACAACCTAGTAGTAATCGAGAGCCTGCGAGTAACGATAATGAAAATCTTGCGCAGAATGTAGATGTTGTAACCAATCTAGCACAGACGTGTAATTTGTTACATACTcag GTTCAACAATTACAAGATTCTATGTCAGAAATAAAACGATGCATGTCAAACATGCAATCAAAACAGAATCTCATTGATAATGCTGTCGCGACTCAAACTGAAATTTCTGCGGTTCATACGCCAGCAGGCGAGGAGAATACATTTCCCTACACTCGAGCACACAGACCGCAGACATTACCGATTCATCAAACAATCCACGAAGGCAATGAAAACAAAAGTTTTGCATCTAATCTGATCGACAGCGTGTTAAAGAAAGTTTCTCAGTCCACCGATACGACGGACGACGAGGTTAATACTGACATATTAAACTCTAATGAAAATCCTGAGCTActgaattcaaatgaacatCCAGATATGTTTAAAAGTTGTGAAGAGATCGTGGAACCTGAGTTTAAAGACGTAGTGAACAACGACGCAACGAAAGAGTACGATGTTATTGACAATGCTGTCATAAATGGCGAAGTTTGCGAAGAAACGTTATGTAAAGAGTTACACAATTTAATCGAAACAGAAATTACATCAGAAACTTGCCAAAATCTCGATAAAGAGGAGAGTTCCGAACAAGTTGAGAGGGAAGAAGTTTAA
- the Cep97 gene encoding centrosomal protein 97kDa isoform X3 yields the protein MASTESLVCETLDLSGQGLKKLSRCPSDADISTLILDDNELQRLDNLDSYHRITKLSIVRNQLLRMYGVSKLHNLVTLNLANNGILTIEGIKDMINLQTLCLAGNNIKSIEHLHTNTKLEHLDLSENSISHISDISYLRHLKELFLHNNRIITLRQCERYLPSSLETFTLANNNITDLNEMSHLANLKSLINFSIANNPCVSMTGNSIGFDYRPFVINWCMSLKSIDGYPVDPIESLKAEWLYSQGRGRQFRVGEHALLAQYLASVCPLSGESLENETDRKLRLILSKAQHHQQQLNQQSDTGSVHSLSSVGMSPSPATRRRLSHNRTSSPRRAIAPLLTYYEDKCLQSPKFYEAKYCVCHSPCKGSSRNSLRIRSPDRMVSSCHTDAMVSSCHTLLNEEHETLMTQSLDPNMLCGSLNNKISNNTISSIEETSSPLQAATKLVPVPESLMSPDFRPPSGLARILAKTPPSKLTSPCQITVPSKPVTDGDGKAIPIINTVNPMAKTNLSSVKANALVKSNSATNCSIGKPNIAKPVVTNPSNKCPHSVKINNYVQSKTLPGRRSTKNSPTLGRIIQRPKSANDKIKSSIIKKTGDGDAGNVTQSSDEDSEVCQAKLDSIRNRAIQRRQEDSNKADQDEAEKAAICIQRMWRGYHTRNLNKKATNVLKTIEMMRTIKYIQKLSTDMEATRTALESEHKLQLLQMQAINALWKKVVSLQPSSNREPASNDNENLAQNVDVVTNLAQTCNLLHTQVQQLQDSMSEIKRCMSNMQSKQNLIDNAVATQTEISAVHTPAGEENTFPYTRAHRPQTLPIHQTIHEGNENKSFASNLIDSVLKKVSQSTDTTDDEVNTDILNSNENPELLNSNEHPDMFKSCEEIVEPEFKDVVNNDATKEYDVIDNAVINGEVCEETLCKELHNLIETEITSETCQNLDKEESSEQVEREEV from the exons ATGGCTTCGACGG aATCCTTGGTATGCGAGACACTGGATTTAAGTGGTCAGGGTCTTAAAAAACTCTCCCGTTGTCCATCGGACGCAGATATCAGTACATTGATTTTAGACGACAATGAGCTTCAGCGTCTCGATAATCTTGATTCTTATCATAGAATTACTAAG ctTTCTATTGTAAGAAACCAGCTACTACGAATGTATGGAGTATCAAAGTTACATAATCTTGTAACTCTTAATTTAGCGAATAATGGTATCTTAACCATTGAAGGCATAAAGGATATGATAAATTTACAAACTCTTTGCTTGGCTGGCAATAATATAAAG TCTATTGAACATTTACACACAAACACCAAATTggaacatttagatttgtctgAAAACAGCATCAGTCATATCTCAGACATATCGTATCTAAGACATTTAAAG GAACTTTTCTTGCATAACAATCGCATCATAACATTAAGGCAATGTGAACGCTACTTACCTAgttcattagaaacatttaccttggcaaataataatattactgatttaaatgaaatgtcACATTTAGctaatttaaaaagtttaatcaatttttcgattGCCAATAACCCATGCGTCAGTATGACAGGTAATAGTAT TGGGTTTGACTATCGcccttttgttatcaattggTGTATGAGCTTAAAATCAATTGATGGCTATCCTGTTGATCCTATTGAAAG TTTGAAAGCAGAGTGGCTGTATTCTCAGGGACGTGGTAGACAATTTCGTGTTGGGGAACATGCACTGCTAGCTCAGTACCTAGCATCTGTCTGCCCTCTCTCTGGTGAATCCCTAGAAAATGAAACTGACAGGAAGCTTAGGCTGATTTTGAGTAAAGCGCAACATCATCAACAGCAATTAAACCAACAAAGCGACACTGGAAGTGTGCACAGCTTAAGTAGCGTTGGAATGAGTCCTTCTCCAGCCACTAGGCGTAGACTTAGTCATAACAGGACAAGTTCTCCTAGACGTGCCA TTGCGCCATTGTTGACATACTATGAAGATAAATGCTTACAATCACCAAAATTTTATGAAGCAAAGTACTGTGTGTGCCATTCACCTTGTAAAG GTTCATCAAGAAATTCGTTAAGAATTAGATCTCCAGATAGGATGGTATCTAGCTGTCACACAGATGCAATGGTTTCTTCGTGCCACACCCTTTTAAATGAAGAGCATGAAACATTAATGACTCAAAGTTTGGATCCAAATATGTTATGTGGCAGCTTAAATAATAAGATATCAAATAACACCATCTCCAGTATCGAAg AAACATCTAGTCCTCTACAGGCTGCAACAAAATTAGTTCCGGTTCCTGAATCCTTAATGAGTCCAGATTTTCGTCCACCGTCTGGACTTGCACGCATTCTGGCAAAAACTCCACCAAGTAAATTAACATCACCGTGTCAAATTACAGTACCCAGTAAACCTGTAACCGATGGAGATGGCAAGGCTATTCCaataataaatacagtaaatCCAATGGCAAAAACAAATCTCAGTTCGGTAAAAGCAAATGCACTTGTAAAAAGTAACTCTGCGACCAATTGCAGTATTGGAAAACCAAATATCGCTAAACCTGTTGTTACAAATCCTAGTAACAAATGTCCACATAgcgtgaaaattaataattatgttcaAAGTAAAACATTACCTGGACGACGAAGTACAAAAAATTCACCAACCCTAGGCAGAATCATACAAAGGCCAAAAAGTGCAAACGATAAAATTAAAAGTAGTATAATCAAAAAAACGGGAGATGGAGATGCAGGTAATGTTACCCAAAGTAGCGATGAAGATAGCGAAGTATGCCAAGCGAAATTGGATAGCATTCGTAACCGAGCTATTCAAAGAAGACAGGAAGACAGTAATAAAG CAGATCAAGATGAAGCTGAGAAAGCAGCAATATGTATTCAAAGGATGTGGAGAGGCTACCATACcagaaatcttaataaaaaggCAACTAACGTCTTGAAGACTATTGAAATGATGAGGACAATTAAATATATCCA GAAACTTTCTACTGATATGGAAGCTACTAGAACAGCTTTGGAAAGTGAACATAAGCTGCAATTATTACAAATGCAAGCAATCAATGCATTATGGAAAAAAGTTGTTAGTTTACAACCTAGTAGTAATCGAGAGCCTGCGAGTAACGATAATGAAAATCTTGCGCAGAATGTAGATGTTGTAACCAATCTAGCACAGACGTGTAATTTGTTACATACTcag GTTCAACAATTACAAGATTCTATGTCAGAAATAAAACGATGCATGTCAAACATGCAATCAAAACAGAATCTCATTGATAATGCTGTCGCGACTCAAACTGAAATTTCTGCGGTTCATACGCCAGCAGGCGAGGAGAATACATTTCCCTACACTCGAGCACACAGACCGCAGACATTACCGATTCATCAAACAATCCACGAAGGCAATGAAAACAAAAGTTTTGCATCTAATCTGATCGACAGCGTGTTAAAGAAAGTTTCTCAGTCCACCGATACGACGGACGACGAGGTTAATACTGACATATTAAACTCTAATGAAAATCCTGAGCTActgaattcaaatgaacatCCAGATATGTTTAAAAGTTGTGAAGAGATCGTGGAACCTGAGTTTAAAGACGTAGTGAACAACGACGCAACGAAAGAGTACGATGTTATTGACAATGCTGTCATAAATGGCGAAGTTTGCGAAGAAACGTTATGTAAAGAGTTACACAATTTAATCGAAACAGAAATTACATCAGAAACTTGCCAAAATCTCGATAAAGAGGAGAGTTCCGAACAAGTTGAGAGGGAAGAAGTTTAA
- the Cep97 gene encoding centrosomal protein 97kDa isoform X2, with product MIFLLKYYTKNVSNRFQSLVCETLDLSGQGLKKLSRCPSDADISTLILDDNELQRLDNLDSYHRITKLSIVRNQLLRMYGVSKLHNLVTLNLANNGILTIEGIKDMINLQTLCLAGNNIKSIEHLHTNTKLEHLDLSENSISHISDISYLRHLKELFLHNNRIITLRQCERYLPSSLETFTLANNNITDLNEMSHLANLKSLINFSIANNPCVSMTGNSIGFDYRPFVINWCMSLKSIDGYPVDPIESLKAEWLYSQGRGRQFRVGEHALLAQYLASVCPLSGESLENETDRKLRLILSKAQHHQQQLNQQSDTGSVHSLSSVGMSPSPATRRRLSHNRTSSPRRAIAPLLTYYEDKCLQSPKFYEAKYCVCHSPCKGSSRNSLRIRSPDRMVSSCHTDAMVSSCHTLLNEEHETLMTQSLDPNMLCGSLNNKISNNTISSIEETSSPLQAATKLVPVPESLMSPDFRPPSGLARILAKTPPSKLTSPCQITVPSKPVTDGDGKAIPIINTVNPMAKTNLSSVKANALVKSNSATNCSIGKPNIAKPVVTNPSNKCPHSVKINNYVQSKTLPGRRSTKNSPTLGRIIQRPKSANDKIKSSIIKKTGDGDAGNVTQSSDEDSEVCQAKLDSIRNRAIQRRQEDSNKDQDEAEKAAICIQRMWRGYHTRNLNKKATNVLKTIEMMRTIKYIQKLSTDMEATRTALESEHKLQLLQMQAINALWKKVVSLQPSSNREPASNDNENLAQNVDVVTNLAQTCNLLHTQVQQLQDSMSEIKRCMSNMQSKQNLIDNAVATQTEISAVHTPAGEENTFPYTRAHRPQTLPIHQTIHEGNENKSFASNLIDSVLKKVSQSTDTTDDEVNTDILNSNENPELLNSNEHPDMFKSCEEIVEPEFKDVVNNDATKEYDVIDNAVINGEVCEETLCKELHNLIETEITSETCQNLDKEESSEQVEREEV from the exons atgatttttttattaaaatactacactaaaaatgtttcaaatagatTCC aATCCTTGGTATGCGAGACACTGGATTTAAGTGGTCAGGGTCTTAAAAAACTCTCCCGTTGTCCATCGGACGCAGATATCAGTACATTGATTTTAGACGACAATGAGCTTCAGCGTCTCGATAATCTTGATTCTTATCATAGAATTACTAAG ctTTCTATTGTAAGAAACCAGCTACTACGAATGTATGGAGTATCAAAGTTACATAATCTTGTAACTCTTAATTTAGCGAATAATGGTATCTTAACCATTGAAGGCATAAAGGATATGATAAATTTACAAACTCTTTGCTTGGCTGGCAATAATATAAAG TCTATTGAACATTTACACACAAACACCAAATTggaacatttagatttgtctgAAAACAGCATCAGTCATATCTCAGACATATCGTATCTAAGACATTTAAAG GAACTTTTCTTGCATAACAATCGCATCATAACATTAAGGCAATGTGAACGCTACTTACCTAgttcattagaaacatttaccttggcaaataataatattactgatttaaatgaaatgtcACATTTAGctaatttaaaaagtttaatcaatttttcgattGCCAATAACCCATGCGTCAGTATGACAGGTAATAGTAT TGGGTTTGACTATCGcccttttgttatcaattggTGTATGAGCTTAAAATCAATTGATGGCTATCCTGTTGATCCTATTGAAAG TTTGAAAGCAGAGTGGCTGTATTCTCAGGGACGTGGTAGACAATTTCGTGTTGGGGAACATGCACTGCTAGCTCAGTACCTAGCATCTGTCTGCCCTCTCTCTGGTGAATCCCTAGAAAATGAAACTGACAGGAAGCTTAGGCTGATTTTGAGTAAAGCGCAACATCATCAACAGCAATTAAACCAACAAAGCGACACTGGAAGTGTGCACAGCTTAAGTAGCGTTGGAATGAGTCCTTCTCCAGCCACTAGGCGTAGACTTAGTCATAACAGGACAAGTTCTCCTAGACGTGCCA TTGCGCCATTGTTGACATACTATGAAGATAAATGCTTACAATCACCAAAATTTTATGAAGCAAAGTACTGTGTGTGCCATTCACCTTGTAAAG GTTCATCAAGAAATTCGTTAAGAATTAGATCTCCAGATAGGATGGTATCTAGCTGTCACACAGATGCAATGGTTTCTTCGTGCCACACCCTTTTAAATGAAGAGCATGAAACATTAATGACTCAAAGTTTGGATCCAAATATGTTATGTGGCAGCTTAAATAATAAGATATCAAATAACACCATCTCCAGTATCGAAg AAACATCTAGTCCTCTACAGGCTGCAACAAAATTAGTTCCGGTTCCTGAATCCTTAATGAGTCCAGATTTTCGTCCACCGTCTGGACTTGCACGCATTCTGGCAAAAACTCCACCAAGTAAATTAACATCACCGTGTCAAATTACAGTACCCAGTAAACCTGTAACCGATGGAGATGGCAAGGCTATTCCaataataaatacagtaaatCCAATGGCAAAAACAAATCTCAGTTCGGTAAAAGCAAATGCACTTGTAAAAAGTAACTCTGCGACCAATTGCAGTATTGGAAAACCAAATATCGCTAAACCTGTTGTTACAAATCCTAGTAACAAATGTCCACATAgcgtgaaaattaataattatgttcaAAGTAAAACATTACCTGGACGACGAAGTACAAAAAATTCACCAACCCTAGGCAGAATCATACAAAGGCCAAAAAGTGCAAACGATAAAATTAAAAGTAGTATAATCAAAAAAACGGGAGATGGAGATGCAGGTAATGTTACCCAAAGTAGCGATGAAGATAGCGAAGTATGCCAAGCGAAATTGGATAGCATTCGTAACCGAGCTATTCAAAGAAGACAGGAAGACAGTAATAAAG ATCAAGATGAAGCTGAGAAAGCAGCAATATGTATTCAAAGGATGTGGAGAGGCTACCATACcagaaatcttaataaaaaggCAACTAACGTCTTGAAGACTATTGAAATGATGAGGACAATTAAATATATCCA GAAACTTTCTACTGATATGGAAGCTACTAGAACAGCTTTGGAAAGTGAACATAAGCTGCAATTATTACAAATGCAAGCAATCAATGCATTATGGAAAAAAGTTGTTAGTTTACAACCTAGTAGTAATCGAGAGCCTGCGAGTAACGATAATGAAAATCTTGCGCAGAATGTAGATGTTGTAACCAATCTAGCACAGACGTGTAATTTGTTACATACTcag GTTCAACAATTACAAGATTCTATGTCAGAAATAAAACGATGCATGTCAAACATGCAATCAAAACAGAATCTCATTGATAATGCTGTCGCGACTCAAACTGAAATTTCTGCGGTTCATACGCCAGCAGGCGAGGAGAATACATTTCCCTACACTCGAGCACACAGACCGCAGACATTACCGATTCATCAAACAATCCACGAAGGCAATGAAAACAAAAGTTTTGCATCTAATCTGATCGACAGCGTGTTAAAGAAAGTTTCTCAGTCCACCGATACGACGGACGACGAGGTTAATACTGACATATTAAACTCTAATGAAAATCCTGAGCTActgaattcaaatgaacatCCAGATATGTTTAAAAGTTGTGAAGAGATCGTGGAACCTGAGTTTAAAGACGTAGTGAACAACGACGCAACGAAAGAGTACGATGTTATTGACAATGCTGTCATAAATGGCGAAGTTTGCGAAGAAACGTTATGTAAAGAGTTACACAATTTAATCGAAACAGAAATTACATCAGAAACTTGCCAAAATCTCGATAAAGAGGAGAGTTCCGAACAAGTTGAGAGGGAAGAAGTTTAA
- the Cep97 gene encoding centrosomal protein 97kDa isoform X1, producing the protein MIFLLKYYTKNVSNRFQSLVCETLDLSGQGLKKLSRCPSDADISTLILDDNELQRLDNLDSYHRITKLSIVRNQLLRMYGVSKLHNLVTLNLANNGILTIEGIKDMINLQTLCLAGNNIKSIEHLHTNTKLEHLDLSENSISHISDISYLRHLKELFLHNNRIITLRQCERYLPSSLETFTLANNNITDLNEMSHLANLKSLINFSIANNPCVSMTGNSIGFDYRPFVINWCMSLKSIDGYPVDPIESLKAEWLYSQGRGRQFRVGEHALLAQYLASVCPLSGESLENETDRKLRLILSKAQHHQQQLNQQSDTGSVHSLSSVGMSPSPATRRRLSHNRTSSPRRAIAPLLTYYEDKCLQSPKFYEAKYCVCHSPCKGSSRNSLRIRSPDRMVSSCHTDAMVSSCHTLLNEEHETLMTQSLDPNMLCGSLNNKISNNTISSIEETSSPLQAATKLVPVPESLMSPDFRPPSGLARILAKTPPSKLTSPCQITVPSKPVTDGDGKAIPIINTVNPMAKTNLSSVKANALVKSNSATNCSIGKPNIAKPVVTNPSNKCPHSVKINNYVQSKTLPGRRSTKNSPTLGRIIQRPKSANDKIKSSIIKKTGDGDAGNVTQSSDEDSEVCQAKLDSIRNRAIQRRQEDSNKADQDEAEKAAICIQRMWRGYHTRNLNKKATNVLKTIEMMRTIKYIQKLSTDMEATRTALESEHKLQLLQMQAINALWKKVVSLQPSSNREPASNDNENLAQNVDVVTNLAQTCNLLHTQVQQLQDSMSEIKRCMSNMQSKQNLIDNAVATQTEISAVHTPAGEENTFPYTRAHRPQTLPIHQTIHEGNENKSFASNLIDSVLKKVSQSTDTTDDEVNTDILNSNENPELLNSNEHPDMFKSCEEIVEPEFKDVVNNDATKEYDVIDNAVINGEVCEETLCKELHNLIETEITSETCQNLDKEESSEQVEREEV; encoded by the exons atgatttttttattaaaatactacactaaaaatgtttcaaatagatTCC aATCCTTGGTATGCGAGACACTGGATTTAAGTGGTCAGGGTCTTAAAAAACTCTCCCGTTGTCCATCGGACGCAGATATCAGTACATTGATTTTAGACGACAATGAGCTTCAGCGTCTCGATAATCTTGATTCTTATCATAGAATTACTAAG ctTTCTATTGTAAGAAACCAGCTACTACGAATGTATGGAGTATCAAAGTTACATAATCTTGTAACTCTTAATTTAGCGAATAATGGTATCTTAACCATTGAAGGCATAAAGGATATGATAAATTTACAAACTCTTTGCTTGGCTGGCAATAATATAAAG TCTATTGAACATTTACACACAAACACCAAATTggaacatttagatttgtctgAAAACAGCATCAGTCATATCTCAGACATATCGTATCTAAGACATTTAAAG GAACTTTTCTTGCATAACAATCGCATCATAACATTAAGGCAATGTGAACGCTACTTACCTAgttcattagaaacatttaccttggcaaataataatattactgatttaaatgaaatgtcACATTTAGctaatttaaaaagtttaatcaatttttcgattGCCAATAACCCATGCGTCAGTATGACAGGTAATAGTAT TGGGTTTGACTATCGcccttttgttatcaattggTGTATGAGCTTAAAATCAATTGATGGCTATCCTGTTGATCCTATTGAAAG TTTGAAAGCAGAGTGGCTGTATTCTCAGGGACGTGGTAGACAATTTCGTGTTGGGGAACATGCACTGCTAGCTCAGTACCTAGCATCTGTCTGCCCTCTCTCTGGTGAATCCCTAGAAAATGAAACTGACAGGAAGCTTAGGCTGATTTTGAGTAAAGCGCAACATCATCAACAGCAATTAAACCAACAAAGCGACACTGGAAGTGTGCACAGCTTAAGTAGCGTTGGAATGAGTCCTTCTCCAGCCACTAGGCGTAGACTTAGTCATAACAGGACAAGTTCTCCTAGACGTGCCA TTGCGCCATTGTTGACATACTATGAAGATAAATGCTTACAATCACCAAAATTTTATGAAGCAAAGTACTGTGTGTGCCATTCACCTTGTAAAG GTTCATCAAGAAATTCGTTAAGAATTAGATCTCCAGATAGGATGGTATCTAGCTGTCACACAGATGCAATGGTTTCTTCGTGCCACACCCTTTTAAATGAAGAGCATGAAACATTAATGACTCAAAGTTTGGATCCAAATATGTTATGTGGCAGCTTAAATAATAAGATATCAAATAACACCATCTCCAGTATCGAAg AAACATCTAGTCCTCTACAGGCTGCAACAAAATTAGTTCCGGTTCCTGAATCCTTAATGAGTCCAGATTTTCGTCCACCGTCTGGACTTGCACGCATTCTGGCAAAAACTCCACCAAGTAAATTAACATCACCGTGTCAAATTACAGTACCCAGTAAACCTGTAACCGATGGAGATGGCAAGGCTATTCCaataataaatacagtaaatCCAATGGCAAAAACAAATCTCAGTTCGGTAAAAGCAAATGCACTTGTAAAAAGTAACTCTGCGACCAATTGCAGTATTGGAAAACCAAATATCGCTAAACCTGTTGTTACAAATCCTAGTAACAAATGTCCACATAgcgtgaaaattaataattatgttcaAAGTAAAACATTACCTGGACGACGAAGTACAAAAAATTCACCAACCCTAGGCAGAATCATACAAAGGCCAAAAAGTGCAAACGATAAAATTAAAAGTAGTATAATCAAAAAAACGGGAGATGGAGATGCAGGTAATGTTACCCAAAGTAGCGATGAAGATAGCGAAGTATGCCAAGCGAAATTGGATAGCATTCGTAACCGAGCTATTCAAAGAAGACAGGAAGACAGTAATAAAG CAGATCAAGATGAAGCTGAGAAAGCAGCAATATGTATTCAAAGGATGTGGAGAGGCTACCATACcagaaatcttaataaaaaggCAACTAACGTCTTGAAGACTATTGAAATGATGAGGACAATTAAATATATCCA GAAACTTTCTACTGATATGGAAGCTACTAGAACAGCTTTGGAAAGTGAACATAAGCTGCAATTATTACAAATGCAAGCAATCAATGCATTATGGAAAAAAGTTGTTAGTTTACAACCTAGTAGTAATCGAGAGCCTGCGAGTAACGATAATGAAAATCTTGCGCAGAATGTAGATGTTGTAACCAATCTAGCACAGACGTGTAATTTGTTACATACTcag GTTCAACAATTACAAGATTCTATGTCAGAAATAAAACGATGCATGTCAAACATGCAATCAAAACAGAATCTCATTGATAATGCTGTCGCGACTCAAACTGAAATTTCTGCGGTTCATACGCCAGCAGGCGAGGAGAATACATTTCCCTACACTCGAGCACACAGACCGCAGACATTACCGATTCATCAAACAATCCACGAAGGCAATGAAAACAAAAGTTTTGCATCTAATCTGATCGACAGCGTGTTAAAGAAAGTTTCTCAGTCCACCGATACGACGGACGACGAGGTTAATACTGACATATTAAACTCTAATGAAAATCCTGAGCTActgaattcaaatgaacatCCAGATATGTTTAAAAGTTGTGAAGAGATCGTGGAACCTGAGTTTAAAGACGTAGTGAACAACGACGCAACGAAAGAGTACGATGTTATTGACAATGCTGTCATAAATGGCGAAGTTTGCGAAGAAACGTTATGTAAAGAGTTACACAATTTAATCGAAACAGAAATTACATCAGAAACTTGCCAAAATCTCGATAAAGAGGAGAGTTCCGAACAAGTTGAGAGGGAAGAAGTTTAA